One Salvia miltiorrhiza cultivar Shanhuang (shh) chromosome 6, IMPLAD_Smil_shh, whole genome shotgun sequence genomic window, TGGCATTGCAGCCTTAACACAATCTTCTTGGTTGTTTTGGCCTTCTTGTGGAAAACGGGCTTGGTCTGGCCACCATAACCTGATTGCTTGCGATCATAACGTCTCTTTCCTTGAGCAGCTAAACTATCCTTCCCCTTCTTGTACTGGCTCACCTTATGCAAGGTGTGCTTTTTATACTCCTTTGATTTGCAGTAAGTTTTTTTTGTCTTTGGAACGTTCACCATGACTTACAGCTAGGAAGGTCTCTGTGAAAATGCGATTTGCAGCCTTGGTTGCATTCAATTTAAAACATAAGGGACATGATTGATTGAATATTGAGTACATAGTGCTAG contains:
- the LOC130990177 gene encoding 60S ribosomal protein L44-like, with the translated sequence MVNVPKTKKTYCKSKEYKKHTLHKVSQYKKGKDSLAAQGKRRYDRKQSGYGGQTKPVFHKKAKTTKKIVLRLQCQACKLVSQHLQAF